GCAGGGCACAGTAGGAAGGGCAGCAAACTGTACAAATTGTCACCTTACCTGGACAAACACCAAGTTCTAAGAGTCGACGGGCGGATGGCTAATGTGAATAACTACATCAATTATCCAGTGATTCTCGCAAAACAACTCGGCGTCTGCGATTTGATCATCGATTTTTATCACCGTAAATTCCATCACGCTAATTTTGAAACCTTAGTGAACGAATTACGTCAGCTTTTCTATATCGCACAAGTACGATCTCATGTGAAGCAGGTTGTGGAGCGTTGTCAATTCTGCAAAATCAACAACGCTCGGCCTCAAGGTCCAAGGATGCCTCCTTTGCCAGCGGCAAGATTAGCGACGTACACTCGACCAATTGCCTTTGTCGGACTGGATCTGTTTGGCCCACTCCAGAGCGATGCACATATTCAGCCGTTcaatgaagttttcaaaaactctacgcAGCATATCTGGCATTATTCCAATGATAACATCAACAATTGCTTCCTTAAGGGCTTCCGTAAACCTAACGGTTTACGAAATGCACGCTGGGTCGCCACCACACTATCCTTATTTTTAAAGAACGTTTCGACTACAAAACCACTGCGATCGATAGTTCACGGCATGGTGACTACTAAAAATGGCGTCTTTCCCCCCACCACATGAAACCAATCCGACTCCGCTAACTCGGGCGCGCAGGCGAGGATCACCACTAGAATTCTATTCAGATAACTGCACCAACTTCCGGGGAGCTGACAATCTGCTGCAGCAACAAGTGTCCAACATCGAAGAAGGGCTGGCATCTATGTTCACTGAAGAAAGCGATGGAGACGAGCGTGAACACGTGTCGAAAACGATCCAACGGTGTCAAGCAGCCGACTGCAAAGCAGGTAGACGAAATATTGGTGCTTGAAAATACATGAAACCAAATACAACACCAAGCAGACACCTTCTGGTGTCGATGGGTTCGCGAGTACTTACCGGATTTGACTCGGCGCACGGAATGGCAGGGCGAAACTCGACCGATTTGCGTAGGGGACTTAGTGATCATTGTGGATGAGGCTAGAAGAAATGGTTGGGTCCACGGGCGTGTTAAAGAGGTCATTCCAGAGCAAGAGAGGCGTGTAAGAAAGGCAATTGTTCATACTCATAGAGGGCTCACTAGGCAATCGGTCTCGAAGTTAGCTGTACTGGCCATTGTACTTGAAGTTGCGACTAAGGGTAACCCGGGATTATCTTGACCAGTTGTGACTAATTTTATACATTGGAAGAGGCGAATCTGCAAGCTAAGAGACGCTCAATTAAAAAGTAATGCCCATCAAAACATAAACGGAATGAGATTTCATTTTGCATATATTATCAGCACAACAAAGATAAGGCCAACTCACATGTCTCTGAATGTTTTTCTTTGATGTGGGCAGGTTGCCCTGTTCCGCTTCTAATAGGTCCTCATTGCAGGCATTTGGGATGCAAGGCGTGTGAAGCCCTTGTGTTGGTGGCTTAGATCGTCCTACTACACCTCTTGCACCTTCCCACGTCTCACCTTTCTGGAACTGCTTCCTCGGCACACTGCCCAATGGGCGACCAACAGGCTTTCGGCAATCACACCACCGGATGCTGTTTCCTTCGACTCGACACGTGAGTATGCCGCACAAGTCCACATAGGCTTCCCGAGCCCGCTCTTCCAAACCCTGATGGATTTGTATCATCAGCTGGTTCGCTGACTTCTGCCGCAACTTCCGCTCCAACCCCTTTCTGTTCGAAGAGATTCACTGACGAGATGTTTGCCTAACGAGATGTTTCCCGCGTGCTCGGACCCTGGTGAGCTTCCGGATTCTGATTGTACCCGACGACGGCCTGGAGGGGTATTTCACAAGCCCCGTACCAATGAACTTTCTCCTGAAACACGACTTGACCTCGTTTATCTTTGTTATCCACCCGAGGATACCAACCAGGTGTTCAGGAACCGGACCTCTGACAGCATGTGCACAATGCGGTTAACTTACCACCAGGAAGGTGTTCGTATTCGTTCTGGTTTTGCGAAAGCGAACGCCTCGACCGGGATGACTTCTCTGACTGACTCTGACTTCTTACTCCTGGCAACCGACAGAGACGTCCGATAGCACCGGATCGCAATCCAACGAATTAATCTGCCAAGTTTTTGGGAAAGAGTTTCGATTGCTTAAAGTTTGTTCTCAGGCCAAGATAAACAAGGCGACTCACCAGAATACGGTGGAGATTGGCAAATAGCCTCCTGTTCGGTCCGTTTTGCTTCCCCCGAATAGCGGTTCCGATGATCCGGTCGTTCTAAGCTGGCCAGGAATGCCTCGTCGAGCCAGCCGGTCACGCCTTCCAAAACGCAAGTCACTTCCACGTCAAATGATTTGCgcgttatttttcttttttttttttcgttcgcttTACACTGGAGCAAATCgggttttcaattttgcttgACGTCTGAGTTGACCGAGGGGTGCAACAATTTAAAGTCGACACTGAGTGGATTTTGTGATTCTATTTCTTGGCCTTAACATAAACGAATGTGTGCTGATATATGCTTACTATAATAACTGTTACACAGTGTTACGGGGAGAGGCTGTTGCCAAACGCCAAACAGTTCAGTGGCCAGCCGTAGATATTTCCCGTTTGGAAAAcatggaaaacattgaaaacaaattgaaaattctagcGAAATTATTATAAAACCTACCTACCTCAACTATAATTTGATACCTAAataattgaatcaaagcaatcgaaagattccttttaattcaaccacggtaaatgaaaagttcatacaccagtatttcgatagcaacttactaccttcttcagtgaacgttttcgataatcgataatcgaaaacgttcactgaagaaggtagtaagttgctatcgaaatactggtatatgaacttttcatttaccgtggttgaattaaaaggaatctttcgattgctttgattcagttgaatcattcaaccaagtaggctcataccacaacagaccTAAATAATCTTAATAGATAAATGCAGTGAACTGAATTGTGGTAAACAGTGCAAAGTTCTAACATCAGTCAACCAGGTTCGTTCTTGCCGCTGCATGGTAAACGGTCATGCTAACCTCTATGTTTTCCCAGCAGCATCAGCTAGTTTGATCCATTAGAAACTGTTCCGGCTCTTCCAGCAAAGTGCAGAACTCTACTATTCCAAGCCTCGTATTTAACAGTTTATCAGGTTAACTAATTTCGCCACATATGAAACAGTTAAGTTCATGCTAACTCCCTTTCGCTTACTTAGCAGAAGCTTACAGCTCGATTATGAACCGTTCCGGCTCTCTCAGCCAAGTAAGCTAGCTTGATTTAAGCCGTACAGTAACTTACCAGCATTTGCCAACCGTATAAGAACTATTCCGGTTGTAGGACAAGCTACTTCCAACACTGATTTGTAAGTTGATACTACATTAGTTACGTAATATAGATCTAATCCTAACTAATAAAATTATAGCTTGAAGCTTCTTGATCGCTCTCGAGACCGGTGTTATTTTTCCCAACAAACAACTCGGAAAActcgtaataaaaaaaaacacatttgcaTTTTCATATAATGGTGGgctttttatgaaaagaaaattgtcCTAAAATTCTTATATGTGAtcgactttttaaattttgaattctagttcaaatgcataTCCAAACTTGAGGTTTGATATTCAATTCAATATACTTacttaaaaatgtgaaaatcaaaattttgaaaattacattCAGTAACGTAAGTTGTTTTTTGCAAATGAGACATGGAAGCAATAaaagttttccttttttaaagcTCTTGGAAAAGTTTCTAACCGATCCAACAACCGAGCGATAGTTCTAAGCTCCGAAAGATAAACAGGAGGCGAATTTGAGGACTGATTGATATTCCGGTGGCACTCCCGGACCTGCCGAGCTGCTCTAGACGCGGATAATGAACCGAATTGAATAAATAGGCAGTTTCGTTGCTGCTTTCCTCCCATTATGAGCGACTCTAGCATTCGTGCTTTCCGGGAACCATCATGCTGCGTGTTCTCTCTTTTGGAGCAAGTGCTAGTTTTGGCTTGAGTCTAGCCTTTTTGGTTGAGTGACAACAAGCTACAGGTTGAACTACAGGTCAGATGAAAATTCTCAACTATGCCAAATGGGAAATTATGAGTCAGACTCAAAATACAGTTTATTCGTTGAATAGTTACAGACTTCTGAACTTAAGTAGacaataaatatgaaatatttgacATTGTGGATGTGATCATTATATTGCAGAATACATTCAAAATGATTTGATTAGTTTTCCTAATTTTATTACTTCTTTTAAATCACCAAAAATTTCTGCTGATTCCGTTTATACCAACCTAAAAAAAACAGTCGGTTCTTTATGTGAAGCTAATGGAGTTTCCTTGGGAAACGCTTGGTTTGCCGTCAACAACCGAGAATCCTCCAGTATACGAAAGGCTGATGTCATGATTTCCTGGCAGTTTGTACGATTGACTTCCTGACTGTCCGGCTGATCCCTGATTAAattagaaatataaaaaataattacaaaataaaattcaacgaaGGGATAATCACTCATACCGATAATCCTCCGGGTCCAGCATGGAATCCTTGGGAGGCTGAGTTGGCAGCGGAGGCTCCGAATCCACCCGCAGGTCCCTGGTTGAAGAAGGATTGCGCTCCAGCATTGGCAGCACTTGCTCCAAATCCGTTGGGTCCGAATTGCTGGTTAAACGCGTTAGCATTGGCTTGTGAACTGGCCGCACCAAAGCTGGAAAagatttcatacaaaaaatataattaaatttgCCCGCACGCTTATTGGAATAGCTCGTGTAAAGGGTAGTTCATCCGTTTATCGACAGGttactaaaattttcattttttgacttattgatgacaaatctgaaataaacgttaatgtttaaactaaaaaatttaagagtCAATATCTCTAAAACATGCAATAACCATCAACATCACCCTGGCACATNNNNNNNNNNNNNNNNNNNNNNNNNNNNNNNNNNNNNNNNNNNNNNNNNNNNNNNNNNNNNNNNNNNNNNNNNNNNNNNNNNNNNNNNNNNNNNNNNNNNNNNNNNNNNNNNNNNNNNNNNNNNNNNNNNNN
This Uranotaenia lowii strain MFRU-FL unplaced genomic scaffold, ASM2978415v1 HiC_scaffold_12, whole genome shotgun sequence DNA region includes the following protein-coding sequences:
- the LOC129759191 gene encoding uncharacterized protein LOC129759191 codes for the protein MLTRLTSNSDPTDLEQVLPMLERNPSSTRDLRVDSEPPLPTQPPKDSMLDPEDYRDQPDSQEVNRTNCQEIMTSAFRILEDSRLLTANQAFPKETPLASHKEPTVFFRLV